A window of the Phoenix dactylifera cultivar Barhee BC4 unplaced genomic scaffold, palm_55x_up_171113_PBpolish2nd_filt_p 000373F, whole genome shotgun sequence genome harbors these coding sequences:
- the LOC120105814 gene encoding putative F-box protein At2g33200 gives MDNHRETIVSIPDGFTNPLLHQEAAAVEENSSRWSDLSVDVLELILRRLGPVDHLRFGETCRSWRSARSLHRTRLDLPTPQLPWLLSGPTSFLSKGYRLKFFSPSDGRRYTISIPKRTPRQYWVPGSCANWLITDAGRDIFLVNPFTGVELRLPRIIAEREPNQDFAIAVSSHPGAPYGAVVLANLWTVSLICKRPGDRHWLWFHLTGEDRRVCQVAAVGRKFYGITHGRRLVDIDPDRSPQVVVMNQVGSILGNPQGRTHVFLVESDGDLLAVVMSCPNLRRSTPSFSFLRWDVETSFWEAIESIGDRLLFLGLSSSISVAAREHGVAGGRIYTIGPHSTGIYDLRTREGEVLCCCRSSSWRTWVAPRLFYWEGQAL, from the coding sequence ATGGATAACCACCGAGAAACCATCGTAAGCATACCAGATGGCTTCACAAATCCATTGCTCCATCAAGAAGCCGCAGCTGTAGAAGAAAATAGCTCCAGATGGTCCGACCTTTCCGTCGACGTCCTCGAGCTAATCCTCCGGCGGCTCGGCCCCGTCGACCACCTCCGGTTCGGGGAGACGTGCCGGTCGTGGAGGTCCGCCCGATCCCTCCACCGGACACGCCTCGACCTCCCCACCCCGCAGCTTCCGTGGCTCCTGTCCGGCCCAACATCGTTCCTCTCCAAAGGCTACCGCTTGAAGTTCTTCAGCCCCTCGGACGGCCGCCGTTACACCATCAGCATACCAAAAAGAACTCCGAGGCAGTACTGGGTCCCCGGCTCCTGCGCCAACTGGCTTATAACCGATGCAGGTCGCGATATTTTTCTCGTCAACCCCTTCACCGGAGTAGAGCTAAGATTGCCGAGGATTATAGCGGAGCGCGAGCCGAACCAGGACTTCGCCATCGCCGTCTCGTCGCATCCCGGCGCTCCCTACGGTGCGGTCGTGCTGGCGAACCTGTGGACGGTCTCACTTATCTGCAAGCGTCCTGGCGACAGGCACTGGCTCTGGTTTCATCTGACTGGGGAAGACCGGAGAGTCTGTCAAGTCGCGGCGGTCGGAAGGAAGTTCTACGGCATCACTCACGGGCGTCGGCTGGTCGACATCGACCCTGACCGATCTCCGCAAGTGGTTGTCATGAATCAAGTTGGAAGTATCCTGGGGAACCCCCAAGGTAGAACTCATGTTTTCCTGGTCGAGTCCGACGGAGACTTGCTAGCCGTCGTCATGAGCTGCCCGAACCTCCGTAGGTCTACTCCTTCGTTCAGCTTCTTGAGGTGGGACGTCGAGACATCGTTCTGGGAGGCGATTGAGAGCATCGGGGACCGGCTTCTTTTCTTGGGCCTGAGCAGCTCCATCTCGGTGGCTGCGAGAGAGCACGGAGTTGCCGGTGGGCGGATTTACACGATAGGTCCTCATTCTACGGGGATTTATGACCTGAGAACACGCGAAGGGGAGGTGCTTTGCTGCTGCAGGAGCTCTTCATGGCGAACTTGGGTGGCGCCTCGGCTGTTCTACTGGGAGGGACAAGCATTATGA